In one Pungitius pungitius chromosome 13, fPunPun2.1, whole genome shotgun sequence genomic region, the following are encoded:
- the ldb1a gene encoding LIM domain-binding protein 1-A isoform X4, which translates to MSVGGCACPGCSSKSFKLYSPKEPPNGGSFPPFHPGAMLDRDVGPTPMYPPSYMEPGMGRPTPYGNQTDYRIYELNKRLQNWTEDCDNLWWDAFTTEFFEDDAMLTITFCLEDGPKRYTIGRTLIPRYFRSIFEGGATELFYVLKHPKESFHSNFVSLDCDQCTMVTQNGKPMFTQVCVEGRLYLEFMFDDMMRIKTWHFSIRQHREVLPRSILAMHDPQMLDQLAKNITRCGLSNSTLNYLRLCVILEPMQELMSRHKTYSLSPRDCLKTCLFQKWQRMVAPPAEPARQAPNKRRKRKVSGGSTVSSGGGSNNNSNSKKKSPANNFSLSSQVPDLVGTKTCTVPELEDRS; encoded by the exons ATGTCTGTTGGAGGTTGTGCTTGTCCCG gctGTTCGTCAAAGTCATTCAAGCTGTACTCTCCTAAGGAGCCCCCCAACGGCGGCAGCTTCCCCCCCTTCCATCCAGGCGCTATGCTGGACAGAGATGTGGG GCCTACACCCATGTACCCCCCATCATACATGGAGCCTGGAATGGG GAGACCCACGCCGTATGGGAACCAAACAGATTACCGGATATATGAGCTGAACAAACGGCTACAGAACTGGACGGAG GACTGTGACAATCTCTGGTGGGATGCCTTCACCACAGAGTTCTTTGAAGATGACGCCATGCTCACCATCACTTTCTGTCTAGAAGATGGACCCAAACGATACA CCATCGGCAGGACTTTGATCCCACGATACTTTCGTAGTATTTTTGAGGGGGGTGCCACAGAGCTATTCTACGTTTTGAAGCATCCAAAGGAGTCCTTCCACAGTAACTTTGTGTCCCTTGACTGTGACCAATGCACCATGGTGACTCAAAATGGCAAACCCATGTTCACACAG GTTTGCGTGGAGGGGCGCCTGTACCTCGAGTTCATGTTTGATGACATGATGAGGATCAAGACGTGGCACTTCAGTATCAGACAACACAGAGAGGTCCTGCCAAGGAGCATTTTGGCTATGCAC GATCCGCAAATGCTCGATCAGCTGGCTAAAAATATCACCAGATGTGGGCTGTCCAACTCCACACTCAACTACCTCCGT CTATGTGTGATATTGGAGCCCATGCAAGAGTTGATGTCAAGGCATAAGACCTATAGCTTGAGCCCCAGAGACTGCCTGAAGACATGCCTCTTCCAAAAGTGGCAAAGAATGGTAGCACCACCAG CTGAGCCTGCCAGACAAGCTCCGAACAAGCGGCGGAAAAGGAAGGTGTCCGGTGGAAGCACCGTGAGCTCCGGCGGAGGCAGcaataacaacagcaacagcaaaaaGAAGAGTCCAGCCAACAACTTTTCTCTCTCCAGCCAGGTACCT gACCTGGTTGGAACAAAAACCTGTACAGTGCCGGAGCTTGAGGACCGGAGTTGA
- the ldb1a gene encoding LIM domain-binding protein 1-A isoform X5, with amino-acid sequence MSVGGCACPGCSSKSFKLYSPKEPPNGGSFPPFHPGAMLDRDVGPTPMYPPSYMEPGMGRPTPYGNQTDYRIYELNKRLQNWTEDCDNLWWDAFTTEFFEDDAMLTITFCLEDGPKRYTIGRTLIPRYFRSIFEGGATELFYVLKHPKESFHSNFVSLDCDQCTMVTQNGKPMFTQVCVEGRLYLEFMFDDMMRIKTWHFSIRQHREVLPRSILAMHDPQMLDQLAKNITRCGLSNSTLNYLRLCVILEPMQELMSRHKTYSLSPRDCLKTCLFQKWQRMVAPPAEPARQAPNKRRKRKVSGGSTVSSGGGSNNNSNSKKKSPANNFSLSSQDLVGTKTCTVPELEDRS; translated from the exons ATGTCTGTTGGAGGTTGTGCTTGTCCCG gctGTTCGTCAAAGTCATTCAAGCTGTACTCTCCTAAGGAGCCCCCCAACGGCGGCAGCTTCCCCCCCTTCCATCCAGGCGCTATGCTGGACAGAGATGTGGG GCCTACACCCATGTACCCCCCATCATACATGGAGCCTGGAATGGG GAGACCCACGCCGTATGGGAACCAAACAGATTACCGGATATATGAGCTGAACAAACGGCTACAGAACTGGACGGAG GACTGTGACAATCTCTGGTGGGATGCCTTCACCACAGAGTTCTTTGAAGATGACGCCATGCTCACCATCACTTTCTGTCTAGAAGATGGACCCAAACGATACA CCATCGGCAGGACTTTGATCCCACGATACTTTCGTAGTATTTTTGAGGGGGGTGCCACAGAGCTATTCTACGTTTTGAAGCATCCAAAGGAGTCCTTCCACAGTAACTTTGTGTCCCTTGACTGTGACCAATGCACCATGGTGACTCAAAATGGCAAACCCATGTTCACACAG GTTTGCGTGGAGGGGCGCCTGTACCTCGAGTTCATGTTTGATGACATGATGAGGATCAAGACGTGGCACTTCAGTATCAGACAACACAGAGAGGTCCTGCCAAGGAGCATTTTGGCTATGCAC GATCCGCAAATGCTCGATCAGCTGGCTAAAAATATCACCAGATGTGGGCTGTCCAACTCCACACTCAACTACCTCCGT CTATGTGTGATATTGGAGCCCATGCAAGAGTTGATGTCAAGGCATAAGACCTATAGCTTGAGCCCCAGAGACTGCCTGAAGACATGCCTCTTCCAAAAGTGGCAAAGAATGGTAGCACCACCAG CTGAGCCTGCCAGACAAGCTCCGAACAAGCGGCGGAAAAGGAAGGTGTCCGGTGGAAGCACCGTGAGCTCCGGCGGAGGCAGcaataacaacagcaacagcaaaaaGAAGAGTCCAGCCAACAACTTTTCTCTCTCCAGCCAG gACCTGGTTGGAACAAAAACCTGTACAGTGCCGGAGCTTGAGGACCGGAGTTGA
- the ldb1a gene encoding LIM domain-binding protein 1-A isoform X3, translating to MLDRDVGPTPMYPPSYMEPGMGRPTPYGNQTDYRIYELNKRLQNWTEDCDNLWWDAFTTEFFEDDAMLTITFCLEDGPKRYTIGRTLIPRYFRSIFEGGATELFYVLKHPKESFHSNFVSLDCDQCTMVTQNGKPMFTQVCVEGRLYLEFMFDDMMRIKTWHFSIRQHREVLPRSILAMHDPQMLDQLAKNITRCGLSNSTLNYLRLCVILEPMQELMSRHKTYSLSPRDCLKTCLFQKWQRMVAPPAEPARQAPNKRRKRKVSGGSTVSSGGGSNNNSNSKKKSPANNFSLSSQVPDVMMVGEPTLMGGEFGDEDERLITRLENTQFDGANGLEDEDSFNSSPALGAHSPWNNKAPSSQESKNENSQSSQ from the exons ATGCTGGACAGAGATGTGGG GCCTACACCCATGTACCCCCCATCATACATGGAGCCTGGAATGGG GAGACCCACGCCGTATGGGAACCAAACAGATTACCGGATATATGAGCTGAACAAACGGCTACAGAACTGGACGGAG GACTGTGACAATCTCTGGTGGGATGCCTTCACCACAGAGTTCTTTGAAGATGACGCCATGCTCACCATCACTTTCTGTCTAGAAGATGGACCCAAACGATACA CCATCGGCAGGACTTTGATCCCACGATACTTTCGTAGTATTTTTGAGGGGGGTGCCACAGAGCTATTCTACGTTTTGAAGCATCCAAAGGAGTCCTTCCACAGTAACTTTGTGTCCCTTGACTGTGACCAATGCACCATGGTGACTCAAAATGGCAAACCCATGTTCACACAG GTTTGCGTGGAGGGGCGCCTGTACCTCGAGTTCATGTTTGATGACATGATGAGGATCAAGACGTGGCACTTCAGTATCAGACAACACAGAGAGGTCCTGCCAAGGAGCATTTTGGCTATGCAC GATCCGCAAATGCTCGATCAGCTGGCTAAAAATATCACCAGATGTGGGCTGTCCAACTCCACACTCAACTACCTCCGT CTATGTGTGATATTGGAGCCCATGCAAGAGTTGATGTCAAGGCATAAGACCTATAGCTTGAGCCCCAGAGACTGCCTGAAGACATGCCTCTTCCAAAAGTGGCAAAGAATGGTAGCACCACCAG CTGAGCCTGCCAGACAAGCTCCGAACAAGCGGCGGAAAAGGAAGGTGTCCGGTGGAAGCACCGTGAGCTCCGGCGGAGGCAGcaataacaacagcaacagcaaaaaGAAGAGTCCAGCCAACAACTTTTCTCTCTCCAGCCAGGTACCT GACGTGATGATGGTGGGAGAGCCCACTCTGATGGGAGGGGAGTTTGGTGACGAGGACGAGCGTCTGATCACACGGCTGGAGAACACGCAGTTCGATGGGGCGAATGGCCTGGAGGATGAGGACAGTTTCAACAGCTCGCCTGCACTTGGGGCACACTCGCCCTGGAACAACAAGGCTCCCTCCAGTCAGGAGAGCAAGAATGAAAACTCCCAGTCGTCCCAGTAG
- the ldb1a gene encoding LIM domain-binding protein 1-A isoform X1 produces MSVGGCACPGCSSKSFKLYSPKEPPNGGSFPPFHPGAMLDRDVGPTPMYPPSYMEPGMGRPTPYGNQTDYRIYELNKRLQNWTEDCDNLWWDAFTTEFFEDDAMLTITFCLEDGPKRYTIGRTLIPRYFRSIFEGGATELFYVLKHPKESFHSNFVSLDCDQCTMVTQNGKPMFTQVCVEGRLYLEFMFDDMMRIKTWHFSIRQHREVLPRSILAMHDPQMLDQLAKNITRCGLSNSTLNYLRLCVILEPMQELMSRHKTYSLSPRDCLKTCLFQKWQRMVAPPAEPARQAPNKRRKRKVSGGSTVSSGGGSNNNSNSKKKSPANNFSLSSQVPDVMMVGEPTLMGGEFGDEDERLITRLENTQFDGANGLEDEDSFNSSPALGAHSPWNNKAPSSQESKNENSQSSQ; encoded by the exons ATGTCTGTTGGAGGTTGTGCTTGTCCCG gctGTTCGTCAAAGTCATTCAAGCTGTACTCTCCTAAGGAGCCCCCCAACGGCGGCAGCTTCCCCCCCTTCCATCCAGGCGCTATGCTGGACAGAGATGTGGG GCCTACACCCATGTACCCCCCATCATACATGGAGCCTGGAATGGG GAGACCCACGCCGTATGGGAACCAAACAGATTACCGGATATATGAGCTGAACAAACGGCTACAGAACTGGACGGAG GACTGTGACAATCTCTGGTGGGATGCCTTCACCACAGAGTTCTTTGAAGATGACGCCATGCTCACCATCACTTTCTGTCTAGAAGATGGACCCAAACGATACA CCATCGGCAGGACTTTGATCCCACGATACTTTCGTAGTATTTTTGAGGGGGGTGCCACAGAGCTATTCTACGTTTTGAAGCATCCAAAGGAGTCCTTCCACAGTAACTTTGTGTCCCTTGACTGTGACCAATGCACCATGGTGACTCAAAATGGCAAACCCATGTTCACACAG GTTTGCGTGGAGGGGCGCCTGTACCTCGAGTTCATGTTTGATGACATGATGAGGATCAAGACGTGGCACTTCAGTATCAGACAACACAGAGAGGTCCTGCCAAGGAGCATTTTGGCTATGCAC GATCCGCAAATGCTCGATCAGCTGGCTAAAAATATCACCAGATGTGGGCTGTCCAACTCCACACTCAACTACCTCCGT CTATGTGTGATATTGGAGCCCATGCAAGAGTTGATGTCAAGGCATAAGACCTATAGCTTGAGCCCCAGAGACTGCCTGAAGACATGCCTCTTCCAAAAGTGGCAAAGAATGGTAGCACCACCAG CTGAGCCTGCCAGACAAGCTCCGAACAAGCGGCGGAAAAGGAAGGTGTCCGGTGGAAGCACCGTGAGCTCCGGCGGAGGCAGcaataacaacagcaacagcaaaaaGAAGAGTCCAGCCAACAACTTTTCTCTCTCCAGCCAGGTACCT GACGTGATGATGGTGGGAGAGCCCACTCTGATGGGAGGGGAGTTTGGTGACGAGGACGAGCGTCTGATCACACGGCTGGAGAACACGCAGTTCGATGGGGCGAATGGCCTGGAGGATGAGGACAGTTTCAACAGCTCGCCTGCACTTGGGGCACACTCGCCCTGGAACAACAAGGCTCCCTCCAGTCAGGAGAGCAAGAATGAAAACTCCCAGTCGTCCCAGTAG
- the ldb1a gene encoding LIM domain-binding protein 1-A isoform X2: MSVGGCACPGCSSKSFKLYSPKEPPNGGSFPPFHPGAMLDRDVGPTPMYPPSYMEPGMGRPTPYGNQTDYRIYELNKRLQNWTEDCDNLWWDAFTTEFFEDDAMLTITFCLEDGPKRYTIGRTLIPRYFRSIFEGGATELFYVLKHPKESFHSNFVSLDCDQCTMVTQNGKPMFTQVCVEGRLYLEFMFDDMMRIKTWHFSIRQHREVLPRSILAMHDPQMLDQLAKNITRCGLSNSTLNYLRLCVILEPMQELMSRHKTYSLSPRDCLKTCLFQKWQRMVAPPAEPARQAPNKRRKRKVSGGSTVSSGGGSNNNSNSKKKSPANNFSLSSQDVMMVGEPTLMGGEFGDEDERLITRLENTQFDGANGLEDEDSFNSSPALGAHSPWNNKAPSSQESKNENSQSSQ, from the exons ATGTCTGTTGGAGGTTGTGCTTGTCCCG gctGTTCGTCAAAGTCATTCAAGCTGTACTCTCCTAAGGAGCCCCCCAACGGCGGCAGCTTCCCCCCCTTCCATCCAGGCGCTATGCTGGACAGAGATGTGGG GCCTACACCCATGTACCCCCCATCATACATGGAGCCTGGAATGGG GAGACCCACGCCGTATGGGAACCAAACAGATTACCGGATATATGAGCTGAACAAACGGCTACAGAACTGGACGGAG GACTGTGACAATCTCTGGTGGGATGCCTTCACCACAGAGTTCTTTGAAGATGACGCCATGCTCACCATCACTTTCTGTCTAGAAGATGGACCCAAACGATACA CCATCGGCAGGACTTTGATCCCACGATACTTTCGTAGTATTTTTGAGGGGGGTGCCACAGAGCTATTCTACGTTTTGAAGCATCCAAAGGAGTCCTTCCACAGTAACTTTGTGTCCCTTGACTGTGACCAATGCACCATGGTGACTCAAAATGGCAAACCCATGTTCACACAG GTTTGCGTGGAGGGGCGCCTGTACCTCGAGTTCATGTTTGATGACATGATGAGGATCAAGACGTGGCACTTCAGTATCAGACAACACAGAGAGGTCCTGCCAAGGAGCATTTTGGCTATGCAC GATCCGCAAATGCTCGATCAGCTGGCTAAAAATATCACCAGATGTGGGCTGTCCAACTCCACACTCAACTACCTCCGT CTATGTGTGATATTGGAGCCCATGCAAGAGTTGATGTCAAGGCATAAGACCTATAGCTTGAGCCCCAGAGACTGCCTGAAGACATGCCTCTTCCAAAAGTGGCAAAGAATGGTAGCACCACCAG CTGAGCCTGCCAGACAAGCTCCGAACAAGCGGCGGAAAAGGAAGGTGTCCGGTGGAAGCACCGTGAGCTCCGGCGGAGGCAGcaataacaacagcaacagcaaaaaGAAGAGTCCAGCCAACAACTTTTCTCTCTCCAGCCAG GACGTGATGATGGTGGGAGAGCCCACTCTGATGGGAGGGGAGTTTGGTGACGAGGACGAGCGTCTGATCACACGGCTGGAGAACACGCAGTTCGATGGGGCGAATGGCCTGGAGGATGAGGACAGTTTCAACAGCTCGCCTGCACTTGGGGCACACTCGCCCTGGAACAACAAGGCTCCCTCCAGTCAGGAGAGCAAGAATGAAAACTCCCAGTCGTCCCAGTAG
- the pprc1 gene encoding peroxisome proliferator-activated receptor gamma coactivator-related protein 1 isoform X2, whose translation MAARWGAGEDTLTTCNMEYFSMDTLDEVDVLSSAETLEALQSCLDPSILSIFEDTPTIETKGVDEESEATLLTALTEILDNVDDENLSPFDTLPDSDLLSGQKGRELSPLRRLLCLSRSSPEKDTLYNPRHISTGKNLPLMLADFLQRSDGEEEEDGSSTLSPGGHDLSPDGDQLHWESLALPLPVTFEQQIEDGVSVNLGDLVRHIRPYCMDICMQNDEGEQMLPEGGILLEVVDQGENGEPILAIQGMDLSVALPLREHSSDNGWNVLDEAEEVASDSSEHIVVDDDDEDEAPLKVAGPLTPELCPFVKDNMMIKKQKEEIKGGCSSRRKRKKKCKELHPPSTVEGRVLRSGTVTKSSEQSLKKPEKTPVKKEKKHKVPKVPLVSTPVSSSVKHKKPNPCQTERQKRIASTTLLPETNVRVATLASTTQVLNTSREKSEPSCSPTVVISQQPLEAPAWPSPAPQELEDSSAAPSAVRPPPSSESSAAAASQAEPQLEPSLPPVALAVPEPKPKSLSLAEYRRLRQQKRPSPVEKQENCTKWPSLPELPKELPLIPCLPDPSPTDSRRPSLKPDEEEVRPAWQPGGPYAPPTPEALLVPPAYMAASSSRVTPAPKQQQPEPSKPPVSQTERNLPSPQLAAAQPAVPCVPQSSGSPASLKAAIEIVSSANSQGSLAPLGGKSRGDDRPASLASVQPTKICLKNNADTIKPNAALSLPSAPQKTVVLQKVPELTARVSFSNPITPETKSSKPTANGTQLYCSPVAHPSDSQSLKAKPVVLETKGKPTTAVKPLSAKSATQELIEAFTTEIGIEATDLTSLLEQFEETQAKEEHCVQEVSGRAAAVGNSSEPAPEKTIVERVRANDLSSTAALTPPATPPHQMWKPLSSVVLLGKTKPAEVSKSNPAKVIQIEARPLPSVRSRSKPAPAAASVAPELACMDHDYCLPEKGTSTEEPGKRWNVKQPSFITIKPIGQPTRTPTQPTLAAPPSSAQSATNPVLTNKTQVFAMTEPLDHRTDKTERSSILETPDASPTRQDTDASVKDGSPRRRRFGRPYRQHAASSTASPKDRTGGRSRKRAHRSPSPSSCSSESNSDSSTSRSRSRSAKKRYRLSHSRSSSSSSSRSSSWSSPSVSRSPPRRRKYSYSSSRSGSWSRSRSRSQSPHRRAQWSRSRMLNSYGNGAKTNVEEVKRLKEKAIEERRVVYIGRIRGTMTQKELKERFSLFGEIEECTLHFRDHGPSFVAKAFQPCS comes from the exons ATGGCGGCGCGGTGGGGAGCAGGCGAGGATACTTTAACAACGTGCAATATGGAATATTTCTCTATGGACACACTGGACGAG GTGGATGTGCTGAGTTCTGCAGAAACTCTGGAGGCCCTTCAAAGCTGCTTAGACCCCTCTATTCTTTCCATCTTTGAGGATACGCCAACAATAGag ACTAAAGGTGTAGACGAAGAGAGCGAAGCCACGCTGCTGACTGCCCTGACGGAGATCCTTGACAATGTGGATGATGAGAACTTGTCTCCATTTGACACACTGCCTGACTCAGACCTCCTGTCAGGTCAGAAGGGAAGGGAGCTCTCTCCG CTCAGGAGATTACTCTGTCTATCCCGTTCCTCTCCAGAGAAGGACACACTATATAACCCAAGACACATATCAACTGGAAAG AACCTCCCACTGATGCTGGCAGACTTTCTCCAGAGAAGtgatggggaggaagaggaagatggctCCTCCACTCTGAGCCCAGGAGGTCATGATTTATCTCCTGACGGTGACCAGCTACACTGGGAAAGCCTAGCCCTCCCGCTTCCTGTCACATTTGAGCAGCAAATTGAAGATGGCGTTTCAGTGAACCTGGGAGACTTAGTCAGGCATATCCGGCCGTACTGTATGGACATTTGTATGCAGAATGACGAGGGGGAACAGATGTTGCCCGAAGGAGGAATCTTACTTGAAGTTGTGGACCAGGGCGAAAATGGAGAGCCCATCCTGGCCATCCAAGGTATGGATCTTTCGGTCGCTCTTCCGCTAAGAGAACACTCCTCCGACAATGGGTGGAATGTTTTGGATGAGGCTGAAGAAGTGGCCTCCGACAGCTCTGAGCATATAGTCGTtgacgacgatgatgaagatgaggctCCACTGAAAGTTGCAGGGCCTTTGACTCCAGAGCTTTGTCCATTTGTGAAAGATAACATGATGattaagaaacaaaaagaagagataAAAGGGGGATGCTCCTCccggaggaaaaggaaaaagaaatgcaaGGAGCTGCATCCCCCCAGCACTGTGGAAGGAAGGGTCCTTAGAAGTGGCACTGTAACAAAGTCATCAGAGCAGTCTCTCAAGAAGCCTGAAAAAACCCCAgtcaaaaaggagaagaaacacaaaGTCCCGAAGGTTCCTCTTGTCTCCACTCCAGTGTCTTCCTCTGTCAAACACAAGAAACCAAATCCATGCCaaactgaaagacaaaaaaggattgCCAGTACAACACTATTGCCTGAAACGAATGTGCGAGTTGCCACATTGGCGTCAACCACTCAGGTGTTGAATACTAGTCGTGAGAAGAGTGAGCCCAGCTGTTCACCCACTGTAGTCATCTCTCAGCAGCCTCTTGAAGCGCCTGCATGGCCTTCCCCGGCCCCTCAGGAGCTGGAAGACTCCTCAGCAGCTCCCTCTGCTGTCAGACCCCCGCCGTCTTCGGAGAGCTCTGCAGCCGCTGCTAGTCAGGCAGAACCCCAGCTGGAaccatccctccctcctgtggCCCTTGCAGTCCCAGAGCCAAAGCCCAAATCACTCAGTCTAGCAGAGTACCGGCGGCTCCGACAGCAGAAGAGGCCGTCTCCAGTGGAGAAACAGGAAAACTGCACCAAGTGGCCCAGTCTCCCAGAGCTTCCCAAAGAGCTTCCCCTTATTCCCTGCTTGCCTGACCCCAGCCCCACGGATTCTCGACGCCCCAGCCTCAAGCCagacgaggaggaggtcagACCTGCCTGGCAGCCGGGGGGACCTTATGCACCACCCACCCCTGAGGCGCTGTTGGTGCCACCAGCCTAcatggctgcctcatccagcaGGGTTACCCCTGCCCCTAAACAGCAACAACCTGAACCTTCAAAACCTCCTGTATCACAAACGGAAAGGAATTTGCCCTCACCGCAACTTGCTGCTGCTCAACCTGCAGTACCGTGTGTGCCTCAAAGCTCTGGGTCTCCAGCTTCTTTAAAAGCTGCCATTGAAATCGTGTCATCGGCGAATAGCCAAGGCTCTCTTGCACCTTTAGGAGGAAAGAGCAGAGGGGATGACAGACCTGCATCTCTTGCGTCTGTACAGCCTACTAAAATCTGTCTTAAAAACAATGCAGATACGATCAAACCCAATGCTGCTCTGTCCCTGCCCAGTGCCCCCCAGAAGACCGTTGTTCTTCAGAAGGTGCCTGAGCTTACGGCTCGTGTGTCATTTAGTAACCCCATTACACCTGAGACAAAGTCCTCCAAACCCACAGCCAATGGTACCCAGCTCTATTGCTCTCCGGTTGCCCATCCCTCAGACTCCCAGAGTCTAAAAGCCAAACCTGTTGTACTTGAAACTAAAGGCAAACCCACTACAGCAGTAAAACCTCTAAGCGCAAAGAGCGCCACCCAGGAGCTGATCGAGGCCTTTACCACTGAGATAG GTATTGAAGCTACTGATTTGACCAGCTTGTTGGAGCAGTTTGAGGAAACCCAAG CCAAAGAGGAGCACTGTGTGCAGGAGGTCTCTGGTAGAGCAGCAGCTGTAGGAAACTCGAG TGAGCCGGCTCCAGAGAAAACTATTGTGGAGCGTGTTAGAGCAAATGACCTCTCAAGTACTGCAG CTTTGACTCCCCCAGCTACTCCTCCCCACCAGATGTGGAAACCCCTTTCATCTGTGGTCCTGCTGGGAAAGACCAAGCCTGCTGAAGTGTCAAAGTCTAACCCCGCCAAAGTTATCCAGATAGAAGCAAGGCCTCTCCCCTCCGTCAGGTCCCGCAGCAAACCCGCTCCTGCTGCCGCCTCCGTAGCCCCCGAGCTGGCATGCATGGACCACGACTATTGCCTTCCAGAAAAAGGCACTTCCACTGAAGAGCCGGGCAAGCGTTGGAATGTCAAACAGCCATCTTTCATCACTATTAAACCTATTGGGCAACCCACTAGAACCCCTACACAACCGACTCTGGCTGCCCCGCCATCGTCGGCCCAGTCTGCCACGAATCCTGTGCTTACCAACAAAACACAGGTGTTTGCCATGACGGAGCCCCTGGACCACAGGACTGATAAGACGGAGAGAAGCTCTATCCTGGAGACGCCGGATGCTTCGCCTACTCGGCAGGACACTGACGCCTCTGTTAAAGACGGAAGCCCCAGGAGAAGGCGTTTTGGGAGGCCCTACCGCCAACATGCTGCTTCCAGCACAGCCAGTCCCAAAGACCGGACTGGAGGCCGGTCTAGAAAAAGAGCCCACCGTTCTCCCAGCCCTTCGTCCTGCAGTTCAGAGTCGAACTCTGATTCCTCTACATCTCGGTCTAGATCCCGCTCCGCTAAGAAAAG GTATCGCCTCAGTCACTCTAGAAGTAGTTCCAGCTCCTCATCCCGTTCCTCCTCTTGGTCCTCTCCCTCCGTGTCCCGCTCCCCTCCCAGGAGGAGAAAGTACTCGTATTCCTCCTCTCGTTCTGGCTCCTGGAGTCGCTCCAGGTCGCGGTCACAATCTCCTCACAGACGAGCACAGTGGAGCAGAAGCAGAATGTTGAA